A genomic window from Parvularcula sp. LCG005 includes:
- the mutM gene encoding bifunctional DNA-formamidopyrimidine glycosylase/DNA-(apurinic or apyrimidinic site) lyase → MPELPEVETVRRGLAPYLTGARLNAVHAFRPDLRFPLPDHFRERLQGQRIVALRRRAKYLVADLTLGESLIMHLGMSGRFTVVGEGTPGVYVQQVAADRHVHVRLDVDGGSAGPATINYADPRRFGFMDIVPTDDLDQSSHFAGMGPEPLGDGFTADTLLARLKGRRTPLKTALLDQRVVAGLGNIYVCEALFRARLSPRRLAYTLGPARAARLVAAIKDILRDAIAAGGSSLRDYVAADGSMGRFQHGFQVYDREGEPCPSCAKPVQRLTQSGRSTFFCAPCQR, encoded by the coding sequence ATGCCCGAATTGCCAGAGGTCGAGACGGTCAGGCGGGGATTGGCGCCGTACCTGACCGGCGCGCGACTGAATGCGGTACACGCCTTTCGGCCTGATCTGCGGTTTCCGCTCCCCGATCATTTCCGTGAACGCCTGCAGGGGCAGCGTATTGTGGCCCTGCGCCGCCGGGCCAAATACCTCGTGGCTGATCTGACCCTGGGGGAGAGCCTGATCATGCATCTGGGCATGTCGGGCCGCTTCACCGTGGTCGGTGAGGGAACGCCTGGCGTCTATGTCCAGCAGGTGGCGGCAGACCGTCACGTCCATGTCCGTCTCGATGTCGATGGCGGTTCGGCGGGGCCCGCCACCATCAATTATGCCGATCCCCGCCGGTTTGGTTTCATGGATATCGTCCCCACGGACGACCTTGATCAGTCCAGCCATTTTGCAGGCATGGGACCAGAGCCGCTTGGCGATGGGTTCACCGCCGATACCTTGCTGGCCCGGCTCAAAGGCCGCCGGACGCCGCTCAAGACCGCGCTGCTCGATCAGCGTGTGGTGGCAGGGCTTGGAAATATCTATGTCTGCGAGGCCCTGTTCCGCGCCAGGCTTTCCCCCCGCCGGCTGGCCTATACGCTGGGGCCCGCCCGGGCGGCGCGCCTCGTGGCGGCGATCAAGGACATCCTGCGCGATGCCATTGCCGCAGGCGGCTCATCTTTACGGGATTACGTGGCAGCCGATGGCTCGATGGGCCGGTTCCAGCATGGCTTTCAGGTCTACGACCGGGAGGGCGAGCCCTGTCCGAGCTGCGCCAAGCCGGTGCAGCGCCTGACCCAGAGCGGGCGGTCCACATTCTTTTGTGCGCCTTGCCAGCGCTAG
- the rpsT gene encoding 30S ribosomal protein S20 produces the protein MANTSSAKKMVRKIERRTAVNKARRSRVRTYLRKVEEAIAAGDSTGAQDALKVAQSEMQRAVGHGIFHKNMASRKMSRLSGRIKAIGA, from the coding sequence ATGGCGAATACGTCTTCGGCCAAGAAGATGGTCCGTAAGATTGAACGGCGCACCGCGGTCAACAAGGCCCGCCGGAGCCGCGTTCGCACCTATCTGCGTAAAGTGGAAGAGGCGATCGCTGCCGGTGACAGCACGGGCGCACAAGACGCCCTGAAGGTCGCTCAATCTGAAATGCAGCGGGCTGTCGGCCACGGTATCTTCCACAAGAATATGGCGTCCCGGAAAATGTCCCGACTGTCCGGTCGGATCAAGGCCATCGGCGCCTGA
- a CDS encoding isoprenylcysteine carboxylmethyltransferase family protein: MDDSAGNRMAGPSRLPWPPMLVVVALLIGFGMQRLSPLPPPPVPVYVGGLLVALGIGIDLWVFWLFRQRKTNIMPTKPAEALVTTGPFSWSRNPIYLANVLIIVGFIFVGQSWWFLIGASLFVVLVTELQIKKEEAHLAEKFGMEWQAYAAKTRRWI, from the coding sequence ATGGACGATAGCGCCGGCAATCGCATGGCTGGCCCAAGCCGATTGCCGTGGCCACCCATGCTGGTTGTCGTCGCGCTATTGATCGGCTTCGGGATGCAGCGGCTTTCACCTCTGCCTCCACCGCCCGTGCCCGTCTATGTGGGCGGCCTGCTCGTTGCTCTCGGGATCGGCATCGATTTGTGGGTCTTCTGGCTGTTCCGCCAGCGCAAGACCAATATCATGCCGACGAAACCCGCTGAGGCGCTGGTCACCACGGGCCCGTTCAGCTGGTCGCGTAACCCCATCTATCTCGCCAATGTCCTGATCATCGTCGGGTTCATCTTTGTCGGTCAGAGCTGGTGGTTTCTGATCGGCGCCAGTCTTTTTGTGGTCCTCGTCACAGAGCTGCAGATCAAGAAAGAGGAAGCCCATCTGGCCGAGAAATTCGGCATGGAATGGCAGGCTTACGCGGCCAAGACGCGGCGGTGGATCTGA
- the sseA gene encoding 3-mercaptopyruvate sulfurtransferase — protein MTASALVSADALLSGGDLPKFVDGSWYLGGDRNPAQEYLEAHLPGAVRFDLDEVADHKTDLPHMLPAPAAFASAVGRFGLSHTDDIVIYEAGNLLASPRVWWTFRAMGVQSVRILDGGMRAWREAGGAIHQGHYTPEAVRFDARFDPSVVVGCGDIQEIVSTQSAQIIDARPAARFRGEAPEPRPGLRCGAMPGAINIPSSSLLTDGRMKSEEALKAIFADAGVDAQRPIVTTCGSGVTAALLLLGLEVAGYLNIRLYDGSWAEWGRTDADNCPVQTI, from the coding sequence ATGACCGCCTCCGCGCTCGTATCGGCCGATGCCCTTCTCTCAGGCGGCGACCTGCCAAAATTCGTCGATGGCTCTTGGTACCTTGGCGGCGACCGCAATCCCGCACAGGAATATCTCGAGGCCCACCTGCCCGGCGCGGTGCGGTTCGATCTGGACGAGGTTGCCGACCACAAGACGGACCTGCCCCACATGCTGCCGGCACCGGCGGCATTCGCTTCCGCAGTTGGGCGGTTCGGTTTGTCGCATACAGATGATATTGTGATTTACGAGGCGGGGAACCTGCTCGCCAGTCCTCGGGTGTGGTGGACCTTCCGCGCAATGGGCGTGCAGTCTGTCCGCATACTGGATGGCGGGATGAGAGCCTGGCGGGAAGCTGGCGGCGCCATCCATCAGGGGCACTACACGCCTGAGGCTGTCCGGTTCGACGCGCGGTTTGATCCGTCCGTCGTTGTCGGATGCGGTGACATTCAAGAGATTGTCAGCACTCAATCAGCGCAGATCATTGATGCGCGTCCAGCCGCCCGTTTCCGCGGCGAAGCGCCAGAACCGCGCCCCGGCCTAAGGTGTGGGGCGATGCCCGGCGCCATCAATATACCGAGCAGCAGCCTCCTCACCGATGGCCGAATGAAGTCCGAAGAGGCGCTGAAGGCGATTTTTGCCGATGCCGGCGTCGATGCCCAACGTCCCATCGTGACCACCTGCGGGTCGGGCGTCACCGCCGCCCTCCTCCTTCTTGGCCTCGAGGTCGCAGGCTACCTTAACATCCGGCTCTATGACGGGTCGTGGGCGGAATGGGGGCGGACGGATGCCGACAACTGTCCCGTCCAGACGATCTAG
- a CDS encoding M14 family metallopeptidase, with protein sequence MPHQDPFKLNDTLVPAGSRMIVDLPISALSNRLPMSLPVQVIHGRRPGPTMFVSAAVHGDEIIGVEILRRLMKRPALDRLKGTLMLIPVVNGYGFLNHSRYLPDRRDLNRCFPGSATGSLAHRLSNMFLEQVVKRADYGIDLHSAAIHRSNLPQIRIHEGDATLMDLARAFGAQVVLTSSLRDGSLRESASQMGVPVMLFEGGEGLRFDEHAIRAGVAGILRVMAHVGMIDQTSATPARHAPYVSNASSWVRAPAGGILRLSVSLGGMVKKGDVVGALNDLFGEQEQTLTAPADGIVIGQTNLPVVNEGDAVLHIAEPARRKTAKEKKQEATRPPQPALAYEDEII encoded by the coding sequence ATGCCCCATCAGGACCCGTTCAAACTCAATGATACGCTCGTCCCCGCGGGCAGCCGGATGATCGTCGACCTGCCCATCAGCGCCCTGTCCAACCGCCTGCCCATGAGCCTGCCGGTTCAGGTGATCCACGGCCGGCGCCCCGGGCCGACCATGTTTGTCAGCGCGGCGGTGCACGGGGACGAAATCATTGGTGTCGAGATCTTGCGCCGTCTGATGAAGCGTCCGGCCCTAGACCGCCTTAAAGGCACGCTGATGCTGATCCCCGTGGTGAACGGCTATGGCTTCCTGAACCATTCGCGGTACCTGCCCGACCGGCGGGACCTGAACCGCTGCTTCCCGGGCAGCGCGACAGGCTCGCTCGCTCATCGTCTTTCCAACATGTTCCTGGAACAGGTCGTCAAACGCGCCGATTATGGAATCGATCTGCACTCGGCCGCCATTCACCGTTCGAACCTGCCGCAGATCCGGATTCATGAGGGCGATGCCACCCTGATGGATCTGGCGCGGGCCTTCGGTGCCCAGGTCGTCCTGACCTCCTCCTTGCGCGATGGATCCTTGCGGGAAAGTGCGTCGCAGATGGGCGTGCCGGTCATGCTGTTCGAAGGCGGTGAAGGCCTCCGGTTTGACGAGCACGCCATCCGCGCCGGGGTTGCCGGCATTCTGCGCGTCATGGCCCATGTGGGCATGATTGATCAGACCAGTGCCACACCGGCCCGCCACGCCCCTTACGTCTCCAATGCGTCATCCTGGGTGCGCGCACCGGCAGGCGGCATTTTGCGCCTCTCGGTTTCGCTAGGCGGAATGGTCAAGAAGGGCGATGTGGTTGGTGCACTGAACGACCTTTTCGGCGAACAGGAGCAGACCCTCACCGCACCGGCCGATGGCATTGTCATTGGTCAGACGAACCTGCCCGTTGTCAATGAAGGCGATGCGGTCCTGCACATCGCCGAACCTGCCCGGCGCAAGACCGCCAAGGAGAAGAAGCAGGAGGCAACCCGGCCACCGCAGCCCGCCCTCGCCTATGAGGATGAGATTATCTAG
- a CDS encoding DUF4197 domain-containing protein, with protein sequence MSRLTRRLFIIGSTLGAVGCTTAEQEAVLGAVLGGTSGTGGLTTADAVAGIKAALDNGVAAAVTQVGQTDGYFRDGKIHIPLPGRLSELQSNLSRFGLSGLLDDLELQLNRGAEIAAPAARSIFLDTIRSMSVSDAIGIVRGSSTAATDYFKARTTPQLTALFRPIMVSSLQRAGAIQTFDNLIARLDAIPLAPQLGQDAKDDLIDHGIERGLDGLFYYIAQEEAAIRANPAKRTSEILRKVFG encoded by the coding sequence ATGTCGCGATTGACCCGCCGTCTGTTCATCATTGGTTCAACGCTGGGTGCGGTCGGCTGTACCACGGCGGAGCAGGAGGCGGTGCTGGGCGCCGTACTGGGCGGCACGTCCGGGACAGGCGGGCTGACAACGGCGGACGCCGTCGCCGGTATCAAGGCGGCGCTCGACAATGGCGTTGCCGCTGCCGTGACCCAGGTGGGACAGACAGACGGCTATTTCCGCGATGGCAAGATTCACATACCGCTGCCCGGCCGGTTGTCAGAGCTTCAATCCAACCTGTCCCGCTTTGGTCTGTCCGGTCTGCTCGACGATCTGGAGCTTCAGCTGAACCGCGGGGCAGAGATCGCCGCCCCGGCGGCGCGCTCGATCTTCCTCGATACGATCCGCTCCATGTCGGTCAGCGATGCGATCGGCATCGTGCGCGGCAGTTCAACGGCGGCAACGGATTATTTCAAGGCGCGGACGACGCCGCAGCTGACGGCGCTGTTCCGGCCGATCATGGTGTCGAGCCTGCAGAGGGCGGGGGCGATCCAGACCTTCGACAATCTTATCGCCCGTCTCGATGCCATTCCGCTGGCGCCGCAGCTGGGACAGGACGCGAAGGACGATCTGATTGATCACGGGATCGAGCGCGGACTGGACGGGCTCTTCTATTACATCGCACAGGAAGAGGCGGCGATTCGGGCCAATCCGGCCAAGCGGACCAGTGAGATCCTGCGCAAGGTGTTCGGCTGA